One Neovison vison isolate M4711 chromosome 2, ASM_NN_V1, whole genome shotgun sequence genomic window carries:
- the LOC122899579 gene encoding noncompact myelin-associated protein, whose protein sequence is MTTATPLGGTTFFSLNVTTREEDFLYKSSGAIVAAIVVVVIIIFTVVLILLKMYNRKMRTRRELEPKGPKPASPSVLGSNNNSSQHPPTVTFSPVDVHVETR, encoded by the exons ATGACCACAGCCACCCCTTTGGGGGGTACTACCTTCTTCTCCTTGAACGTGAccaccagagaagaagactttCTGTACAAGA GTTCTGGAGCCATTGTTGCTGCCATTGTGGTAGTTGTCATCATCATCTTCACTGTGGTTCTGATCCTGCTGAAGATGTACAACAG GAAGATGAGGACCAGGCGGGAGCTGGAGCCCAAGGGGCCCAAGCCAGCCTCcccatctgtcttgggctcaaaCAACAACAGCAGCCAACACCCTCCTACTGTGACCTTCAGTCCTGTTGACGTCCACGTGGAGACTCGATGA